A genomic stretch from Panthera uncia isolate 11264 chromosome E3, Puncia_PCG_1.0, whole genome shotgun sequence includes:
- the CHP2 gene encoding calcineurin B homologous protein 2 — protein sequence MGSLGSHAARIPDADSIRRETGFSQASLLRLYHRFRALDRNKKGYLSRMDLQQIGALAVNPLGERIIDSFFPDGNLRLDFPGFVRVLAHFRPIDDEDPGIRDPKEPEPLNSRMNKLRFAFQLYDLDRDGKISRHEMLQVLRLMVGVQVTEEQLESIADRTVQEADEDGDGAVSFLEFTKSLEKMDIEQKMSIRILK from the exons ATGGGCTCCCTCGGCTCCCACGCCGCGCGCATCCCCGACGCGGACAGCATCCGGCGGGAAACCGGCT TCTCGCAGGCCAGTCTGCTCCGCCTCTACCACCGGTTTCGGGCACTGGACAGGAACAAGAAGGGCTACCTGAG CCGCATGGATCTGCAGCAGATTGGGGCTCTGGCCGTGAACCCCCTGGGAGAACGCATTATAGACAGCTTCTTCCCTGATGG gaatcTGCGTCTGGATTTCCCAGGCTTTGTCAGAGTCCTGGCTCATTTTCGTCCCATCGATGATGAGGACCCAGGAATTCGAGACCCCAAGGAACCTGAACCCCTCAACAGCAGAATGAACAAACTTCGCT TCGCATTTCAGCTCTATGACCTGGACCGGGACGGAAAGATCTCCCGGCACGAGATGCTACAG GTCCTCCGGCTGATGGTTGGGGTGCAGGTGACAGAAGAGCAGTTGGAGAGCATCGCCGATCGCACGGTGCAGGAAGCAGATGAAGATGGAGATGGGGCTGTGTCCTTCCTGGAGTTCACCAAG TCCTTGGAGAAGATGGACATCGAACAGAAAATGAGCATACGGATCCTGAAGTGA